The Candidatus Eremiobacterota bacterium DNA segment GGATCATTCGTCTGCAGCTGCGCTTCCACAGCGGCCGATGACGATCCAAGAACGGATCAACGCGGACCTCAAAGAGGCGATGAAGGCGCGCGACCAGGTGCGGCTCGACGCGTTGCGCAGCGCTGTTTCGGCTTTCAACTACAAGCGCAAGGAAGCCGGAAACCCGACCATCTCGGAAGCGGACCAGCTCGCGATCGTCCAGCGGCTCGTCAAGCAGTGCGGCGACTCGATCGAGCAGTTCCAAAACGCCGGCCGGACCGAGCTGGTCCAGAAGGAGACGCGCGAGCGCGAGATCCTGCAGCGGTACCTGCCCGCGCAGAAGTCCCCGGACGAGATCCGCGCGCTGGTTCGCGAGACGATCGCCGGGCTGCCCGCGGAGGGCCGTAACCAGGGCGCGGTGATGAAGGCCGTGCTGCCGCCGCTCAAGGGCCTGGCCGACGGGAACGTCGTGCGGCAGATCGTCGCCCAGGAGCTCGCCTCTGCGTAACTCCACCGTGCGCCCAAGGTAGATCGGCGTGTGAACGCTCGCCGCCTCGTCGCCTTTCTCTGCCTCCTTGCCGGAGGGCTCTCGGCGTGGGCGCAATCGGCCGCCGCGAAGCCGGAGTCGGGCCGAGGCATCGTCGTCATCCCGATCACCGGGACGATCGACGCCGGAATGGCACACATGGTGGTCCGGGCCGTCGCCGAGGCGAAGGCGGCGCACGCGCGCGCGATCGTCCTCGACGTCAACACGCCGGGCGGTTTGGTGAGCGCGGCGTTCGAGATTCGCGACGCGCTGCTCTTCAGCGAGATCCCGGTCGACGCGTTCGTCGAGCGCGCGTTCTCGGCCGGCGCGCTGGTCTCGCTGTCGGCCTCGCGGATCGCGATGGAGTCGGGCAGCTCGATCGGCGCCGCGGAGCCCATTCCCAAGACGGTCAAGACCGTTTCGGCGCTGCGCAGCGAGTTCGAGTCGACCGCCACGCGGTACCACCGCAACGCACACCTTGCCGCCGCGATGGTCGACGCGACCGTCGACGTGCCGAAGTACAAGGCGCCGA contains these protein-coding regions:
- a CDS encoding GatB/YqeY domain-containing protein — translated: MTIQERINADLKEAMKARDQVRLDALRSAVSAFNYKRKEAGNPTISEADQLAIVQRLVKQCGDSIEQFQNAGRTELVQKETREREILQRYLPAQKSPDEIRALVRETIAGLPAEGRNQGAVMKAVLPPLKGLADGNVVRQIVAQELASA